The following nucleotide sequence is from Pagrus major chromosome 13, Pma_NU_1.0.
tcaaaaatgttcacatgtggctataattaatgttaattatgtTACGCAGTACTGATAACAAAGTCATTGTGTAGCATGAGGCCTCTGCCTCCAGAAACATCCACTAATATGCACAATAAGTACATTTCACATTTCCACCAGTCTTCTCTAACCTATATCCTTCATCTTTGTAatgtgttgtattgtgttttacAATATCAAGTTTATGTCCTTCAACAAAATTTGTCTGATTATGTTGTCATGggtttggataaaaaaaataatttgcacataaataaataaaaatgcacgAATATCAGTACatatctgttaaaaaaaatggactTAAGTATtgtatttggaaaaaaatagcttatttattgttttatttatggttTATTTAATAGGGGCAGATACAATATATACTGACAAACTGAAACACCTCTCCATGGAAGGGTTGTTCTGAAAGTAAGAAAGAACAGCTGAGAACAGCTTAATCAACCCCCCCTCAGTtcagaaaccacaaaaccaACATGGGTCACAAGTTTGCAGTCTGACAGTAAGCTGAACTTTTAGTTTTGAAGCTTCACTTTCGGTTTGAGTTTTTGTTACAATCCTGAACTAAAACGTTTGACACTATAATGTGGTGGATGGGACAAGAAACACATTCAGTCACTAGAGACTATTCGATGGGTTCAAGCTAAATGGATGCCCATCAACATGTTCAAGTTTTGACCTGTGACTACTCAGCAGTTATAACTATTTTAATTCATGGGTACTCTGTAGTCATGGGttggaccacacccatctttgCACTCTagcttcattttgatctcaagtacacacctgtaaagttttgtgGCTGCATGTTTTACGGTTGTGATGCTATGCTGATGACAAAAATCTGTTCACGGACAGACAGAAAAGCATAAAgacacctggcaaaatactcaaaactgtTTCTGGAGTTCCCACTACAATgggtgtctccaggaccacattgAACCATtataacacacgcacacatgcagacTCACGAGTTGTCCTGACTGCTAATCAAAAATAAGAAATCCCCACAAAGTATTTTCtttggtttgaatatttctGTTCCTTATAGAGGAACAAAGCAACATGCACAGGTAGCTGATTtaaaggttgttgttttttttaactgcagttCTGTGCTCTTCTCTGCAGTTTCTTGTTCTTTACTGTATACTGTCATTGTCAAAACTTCTGTGAGAGTAAATCATGATGTTATTTAGGGTTTTTGTGAAGATTATATTATATAACAGAGCAAAACACTGAGTTTTACAGTTagatattttaaagtttttttggTTCAAAAGCTTCTTTATATGAAGGGTGAGTTTTACTGGTAATCTCCAACTTTGCTGGAACAGCTTAGTTGatctcattgttttttattgatcttatgaatgtttcttttgtgtgatCCACATCTTAAGCTTCTTTGTGACATGTTAAACATGTCAACTAGATTAATAGCATCAAAGCGTCAATCACAGCTCTAACCATAGATGTGGATATAGCCCCACCATGCTGTCACTCTGTCATAATACAATAATTCACTAGCCTGATAATCACACTgaattgtgatttattttcactttattattaatttcattCTATTTAAATCATGACAATACTTGAAGATGTTGGCGGCGATTCAGAGCTCCTGAAACCCACCTTGCTGAATTCCTTAACGGAGACACATTCGCAGTGTCTCGAAATCAAAATGATGACAATCACAAAAAAGTGTTCAGCCACTGATTAAATAAACATGATTCGCATCAAATGCTAGAATATTTTTAGACCTATTAGAGAAAtacctttatttaaaaaacaagacaaactcCTTGATTCCACTCTCTCTGTTACCTGGTGTGATTTGTTTCGTCCTCCACATGGCTTCATATCCCACCAGCGTGTTTAATTAGCGTAGTTtcatgcctgcctgatattgttgacttgcacagattgtgtttatttcatttcatttcatatcatttttgcttgattttCGTGCTTCTACCATGGGTGTGTAGACAGCATCGTTAAACCGTTTAATTGTTTTTCcgaagtgtgtttattgttaatatttccaactttgtttgtttgctgcagATCTTGAGTCTGCACAGGCCATTCTTGTGTCTGACCTCCTGcctggctcgatctgctctgtgcagattGGTACAGCTGCGGCCCACTTCCATCAAAAATAGACTTGGTGCGTATTCCCACGCAAAGCAGAGACAAGAGCCACTTCTAGAACGCTGTGGCGCAGCATGAAACATGGTTATTTTCTAGAATGGCTGCAATCGGATCTGGCGGCCATTCTAGACAATAACATCCCCAGTGGATCTGCCTGTAAGAGtctacagtcatgctagcaCCTCTGTGTAACATGCACGGGATGAAACGTCACCAGAGTTATTGACGTTAATTCTGATGaggacatgaatgtctgttCCAAATTTCATAGCACTCCATTGAAATATTTATGAGATCTTTCACGAAAAACAGCAGATGTGATCGCGCTGGTTGCGCAACagggaaagtcaggggatcacaaAAGGCAGCataattcatcctctggggatgATGATTATCTTTTGGACTGACCAACTAACTTATCAACACTGACATCCCTAGAACGACGCAGGTAGCATTTCACAGTAGTGGCCATCCGTGTTCAAGCTGACGCTGTGGAAATCTCATGATGGTGGGCTGGTCTCTCTGGAGCCAGTTGTGCTGTAGTTGCTGTAAATCCTGCTCATTAAACAGAAACATGGTGATCAGATGTCTGATGTTTTGATAAATCAGACCTTTTCTGTATGTTTCCCATGTTCCCAGCGCTCAGCTTAAAATGAAGAGGAGACGTGTTttgaaacacaatgaaaaaaaccGTGAGACGATTTTCATGATGCGTATTGACTTTTATTCATTTGTACTTCATATTTAAGCTGAAGAATCTTGATTATCTTTGCTGATATTTTAAGTGTGAatttaacattaataattatGATGATATGATTTTTATCAGGTTGATTTCCTAAGAGAGAGtaagagatggagaaagaaaggagagaaagaagaattTAAGACACACAGAATGTGAGAAATGCTGTTTATAAACAACTGATGCATTGACACAAAGTATTAACGCAGAGACATGTTATATGCACAGTCACACTTTCAGTACTGTGTCATATGTGACCAATAAATCTGTGATCATCCTCTCATCTTACCTCAGTTAATGTTAATACGGTTTCCTGAACCGATTGATCCTGAGTTGGAACCAACGGTAACATTACTGACATGGCCAATGTTGGACTTGGCTGCGATTTGTGCTGTTGAAACAAAGGGACATGACAGATTGAAAATACTTGATCATGCTCAGATATGTGCTGTAATGACCTCTGAACACGAGAAATGAATCAGAAATAAACCCCCCACCTGTCACATTGTAGTTGTTCTTTCCTCCGATACATCCTCGGTTTGTCTTAGAAACATGAATGTTGCTGATTTCACCCAGAGTGACATTTTCTCCTTTATCACCTGCAGAGGAATAGATATCAGAGAAGATGGTGTTATAAAACTCTTCACATGATCCcacagaaagtcacagtttaggCACTCGAAGTGTGCAGGTGTTAAACTTACCTTTAACGTTGTACTCATTCTCTGCACCTATGTTCCCTTCATCGCAGCCGATGGAAATGTTCTTGTTGTTGACAGAGTTGTTAGACATGGGTCGTGCTGAAATGAAGACGGATGAGGctaaaaagatgaagaagatgaaagatgacaaaataaaaaaattgcttttaaaTCCCATGTCCGCACTTGTTACTGCTGTCTGGCTGTAATGTTTTTGAAGTAGGACTGTTCTGGAAATCTGGAACACAGCATCAGCttaatgtgtaacatttaatgtcaacaaaacaaaaacatgaaggCAGGGCAGTTCACCCAGAAAGCAGAGCAGAGTTAGAGACCGACACATGTAGAGTCCGAGATGGCTGACCTGCACTGTGTGGTTGATCTGAAGAGCCAGTAGCATTCTCTGTATCCTGTACAGGTGTTTTGAACATGTCTGTGATGCACAAGGAGGACATTCTGATCTGTATCTCAAAGAGATTTTACTGGTTTAGCTTTCGTTCTCATTTCCAGGGACTCTAAAAGGGGAGAGCAAGTGTTTGTTTGATAAAGTTACATCAATGAATTTGCAATATCAAAGTCCATGGTCACAAGCTTTCTGgaaagttgagagattttcatcTAGTGGTCAGAGCAGCCGCACAATAAAGGCGGCTGTTTTGAAAAAAGACACTGGGAGCAGCGTTTTTCTTCCTGCGTCCTTATGCGCTCGCTCCTCATTAGAAACAATTGAGAAAAGATGCTGCCACTCAGAAGATAGAGTTGTGTGATTAAAGCTATGTGACAAAGATAAAGTTATATTGAAAACAATTTTAGGACAATGTTTGGATGAAGAATGAAGAATATAGGAAACTCCTCAAGGCATTGAACATCCCTAAGTACAGAAACATCCAGCcatagaaaatagaaataaattgtttatattCAGCAGGAGACTGTATCATACAACCTATGCGGTTTATTTTAACTTGTATGTCTTTTACATTCATCTGATGAATTTGAAATAATGAATTAAGCATTTGTGAGTTCGGTTTTATGACAATTGGTGCATCATTTTTAGAAAAGGCACAGCAATGTCAGTCATAcataaaaattgaaaatattcAGCCAGTCATAGAGTGGATggaaaaattaatttttatttgtGCCTCTTTTACATTGATCTGATGAATGACACTTATTTCTGCCAATTTTAGATGATGAATTTAACATTTGTAATACTTAttactaactgctgctgctacaacTACTTAGACCTTTCAATTATATGACCATAAAGCAAATGGTTCATCATTTTTAGAAGAATTATCCCGTTGTTGGAGGACCATTTCCTAAAAGAGACCAAGAGAACGAAAAAGAATTAAACACAAGATTGATAAAGAATTAAGATAATATAGTTTTATCATGATGCACACAAGGATGTCATATGCACACATCTTATGGTGTGTCTAATGAGGCACATACATCTCTGACTTCTTACCTCATCCGATGGTATAGTGATTCCCTGAACCAATGTTTCCTTGGTTATTCACAGCATTAACATCAGTAGTGTTGCCAACACGTGCACCATCTGCCAGTCCTCCTGTTGAAATATGAAGAATGAGACAATGGGACATCTGTACACAAGTGATgaatcaaaaacaaactgtacataCCATCCCAGCAACATGAGGAATCACTCACCATGCATGTTGAACGTGTTCCCT
It contains:
- the LOC141006767 gene encoding uncharacterized protein isoform X1; translation: MSSLCITDMFKTPVQDTENATGSSDQPHSAASSVFISARPMSNNSVNNKNISIGCDEGNIGAENEYNVKGDKGENVTLGEISNIHVSKTNRGCIGGKNNYNVTAQIAAKSNIGHVSNVTVGSNSGSIGSGNRININ
- the LOC141006767 gene encoding uncharacterized protein isoform X2 — encoded protein: MLLALQINHTVQVSHLGLYMCRSLTLLCFLASSVFISARPMSNNSVNNKNISIGCDEGNIGAENEYNVKGDKGENVTLGEISNIHVSKTNRGCIGGKNNYNVTAQIAAKSNIGHVSNVTVGSNSGSIGSGNRININ